The following are from one region of the Strix uralensis isolate ZFMK-TIS-50842 chromosome 4, bStrUra1, whole genome shotgun sequence genome:
- the NKX1-1 gene encoding NK1 transcription factor-related protein 1: MDSHGEPRVSPGGELPLYSCPGNRDRQGDNPSNTPGQEGAVAALPLVHRTTSFSVLDILDPNKFNSKRRQCAVLYKSVGTEFTLGAEDKPEDLGTELAEQKALAEDFDACKKSADLIKDGELYKAEECDLDYGSRPSRSPDSEPPDDEELCSEESSSSSSSTGSSSSAAPGEPDPGHLHAEAAEAGGASPPAPPPPPPPPPPPPQQPPAAPVGAQPSQQQAKPKRKRTGSDSKSGKPRRARTAFTYEQLVALENKFKSTRYLSVCERLNLALSLSLTETQVKIWFQNRRTKWKKQNPGADTSAPTGGGGGGGGAGGGLGGGALAGGLSPLSHSPPMGNPLSMHGPGGYAGHPAGGLVCAAQLPFLPSPAVLSPFVLGSQTYGAPAFYTPHL; encoded by the exons ATGGACAGCCATGGGGAGCCGCGGGTCTCCCCCGGCGGAGAGCTGCCTCTCTACTCCTGCCCGGGAAACAGGGACAGGCAAGGGGACAACCCGAGCAACACCCCCGGACAAGAGGGGGCAGTGGCCGCGCTGCCCCTGGTGCACAGGACCACCTCCTTCTCCGTGCTCGACATCCTGGACCCTAACAAATTCAACAGCAAGAGGAGGCAGTGCGCCGTCTTGTACAAATCGGTGGGGACCGAGTTCACGCTGGGGGCGGAGGATAAGCCCGAGGACTTAGGGACGGAGCTGGCCGAGCAAAAGGCTCTCGCCGAAGATTTCGACGCGTGCAAGAAGTCCGCAGACCTGATCA AGGACGGCGAGCTCTACAAGGCCGAGGAGTGCGACCTCGACTACGGCAGCCGGCCGAGCCGCAGCCCCGACAGCGAGCCGCCCGACGACGAGGAGCTGTGCAGcgaggagagcagcagcagcagcagcagcaccggcAGCAGCAGCTCGGCCGCGCCCGGCGAGCCCGACCCGGGCCACCTCCACGCCGAGGCGGCCGAAGCGGGCGGCGCgtcgccccccgcgccgccgccgccccccccgccgcccccgccgccccctcagcAGCCGCCGGCGGCCCCCGTCGGGGcgcagcccagccagcagcaggccAAGCCTAAGAGGAAGCGGACGGGCTCGGACTCCAAGTCGGGGAAGCCCCGGCGGGCGCGGACAGCTTTCACCTACGAGCAGCTGGTGGCGCTGGAGAACAAGTTCAAGTCCACGCGGTACCTGTCGGTCTGCGAGCGCCTCAACCTGGCGCTCTCGCTCAGCCTCACCGAGACGCAGGTGAAGATCTGGTTCCAGAACCGCCGCACCAAGTGGAAGAAGCAGAACCCGGGGGCCGACACCAGCGCGCCcaccggcggggggggcggcggcggcggggcgggcggcgggctgggcggcggggcgctggcgggggggctcagccccctcAGCCACTCGCCCCCCATGGGCAACCCGCTCTCCATGCACGGGCCCGGCGGCTACGCCGGACACCCGGCCGGCGGGCTGGTCTGCGCCGCGcagctgcccttcctccccagccccgccGTCCTCTCGCCCTTCGTCCTGGGCTCGCAGACTTACGGCGCGCCGGCTTTCTACACCCCGCACCTATAA